The Cylindrospermopsis curvispora GIHE-G1 genome contains a region encoding:
- a CDS encoding response regulator codes for MTAEASKKILLIEDDYLMQNLLLESLKAEGFAIIAAETGGLGLHKAMENLPDIVICELIMPDMDGYTILTELRQNSQLAIMPFIFLSANNSKAAVRKAMELGADDYLTRPITINELLKAIHIRLEKQSLVKSWYINNNSPITPKPNNPPLVFPNIPHFKKVFDYIENYYHLGITLSDVAQAVGYSSAYLTNQVSQQTGNSVNSWIVKRRITQACFLLKNTGLTIEEIATKIGYQNCCHFSRQFSQYQGLSPKMWRKQHQLSHVCTQKGIRSTNLPNL; via the coding sequence ATGACAGCTGAAGCATCAAAAAAAATTCTGCTAATTGAAGATGACTATTTAATGCAAAATCTTTTATTGGAATCTCTGAAAGCTGAAGGTTTTGCCATCATAGCAGCAGAAACCGGTGGCCTTGGTCTTCACAAGGCAATGGAAAACCTACCTGACATAGTTATTTGCGAGTTGATTATGCCAGATATGGATGGTTATACCATTTTAACTGAATTGCGTCAAAATTCCCAGTTAGCAATCATGCCATTTATTTTTCTTTCCGCCAATAATTCCAAAGCAGCTGTGAGAAAGGCCATGGAATTAGGTGCTGATGATTATTTGACCAGACCCATCACAATTAACGAACTGCTAAAAGCCATCCATATCAGATTAGAAAAACAGTCTCTCGTGAAATCTTGGTATATCAATAACAACTCCCCCATAACACCCAAACCAAACAATCCACCTTTAGTATTTCCTAATATTCCCCATTTTAAAAAGGTTTTTGACTATATTGAAAATTATTACCATTTAGGCATTACTTTATCTGATGTTGCACAAGCTGTAGGTTACTCCTCAGCTTATTTAACCAACCAAGTATCTCAACAGACAGGAAATAGTGTCAATAGCTGGATAGTCAAACGTAGAATAACCCAAGCCTGCTTTTTATTAAAAAACACTGGTTTAACAATTGAAGAGATTGCCACGAAAATTGGCTATCAAAATTGTTGTCATTTTTCTAGGCAGTTTAGTCAGTATCAAGGTCTATCACCAAAGATGTGGAGAAAACAACACCAATTGTCTCATGTTTGTACCCAAAAAGGCATAAGATCCACCAATTTACCCAACCTTTAA
- a CDS encoding DUF3082 domain-containing protein, which yields MKEPLKSAQDTTAPPTPLRCITGATISGGLAFAMYSLMIAIATTFASKPIHSDNQIVINIASAVRTLVVGVVALGMGIFSIVAIGLLALAIQLLIQGKNS from the coding sequence ATGAAAGAACCTTTAAAATCGGCACAGGATACGACCGCCCCACCAACACCATTAAGATGTATAACTGGAGCAACAATTTCCGGGGGACTGGCTTTTGCCATGTATTCCCTAATGATTGCTATAGCCACTACCTTTGCTAGTAAACCGATTCATTCCGATAACCAAATAGTTATTAATATTGCCTCCGCAGTTCGTACCTTAGTAGTAGGCGTGGTAGCTTTGGGAATGGGAATTTTTAGCATAGTGGCCATAGGTTTATTGGCTTTAGCTATCCAGTTATTAATCCAAGGAAAAAATAGTTAA
- the ispE gene encoding 4-(cytidine 5'-diphospho)-2-C-methyl-D-erythritol kinase, with protein MRHYSLNAPAKINLYLEIIGARADGYHELAMILQSINLADQIDLHAANTQTIRVFCDHPQVPTDESNLAHRAAVLMASNFPTAFSNFGGVDITVKKRIPVAAGLAGGSTNAAAVLVGIDLLWGLGLTQSQLEELGAKLGSDVPFCIGGGTAIATGRGEQLSPLPSLNNMYLVLAKYKSLAVSTPWAYQTYREQFGAEYIKNHQDFTQRTKAVHAAEIVQAIAVQDVEVISHKLHNDLEKVVLPAYPQVLQLRELFAKQPEVLGTMMSGSGPSVFAIVESKQDAETVKEKITVAINDSDLELFVTQTIGHGIQLETRH; from the coding sequence ATGCGTCACTACAGTTTAAATGCACCTGCAAAAATCAACTTATACCTAGAAATCATTGGTGCCCGTGCTGATGGCTATCATGAGTTAGCAATGATTTTACAAAGCATTAATTTAGCAGACCAAATAGATTTACACGCAGCAAATACACAAACAATTAGAGTTTTTTGTGATCACCCCCAAGTACCTACAGATGAAAGTAATTTAGCACACCGGGCAGCAGTGCTGATGGCCAGTAATTTTCCTACTGCTTTTAGTAACTTTGGTGGAGTTGATATTACAGTGAAAAAAAGGATTCCCGTAGCTGCAGGTTTAGCTGGGGGTTCCACAAATGCAGCAGCGGTGTTAGTAGGCATAGACTTACTGTGGGGTTTAGGATTAACTCAATCTCAATTGGAAGAATTAGGGGCAAAACTGGGTTCAGACGTACCTTTTTGTATTGGTGGAGGAACAGCAATTGCTACTGGAAGGGGTGAGCAACTTTCTCCCCTTCCCAGTTTAAATAACATGTATTTAGTCTTAGCCAAATATAAAAGTTTAGCTGTGTCTACCCCTTGGGCCTATCAAACCTATCGTGAGCAATTTGGTGCCGAGTATATAAAAAACCATCAAGACTTTACCCAGCGTACCAAAGCAGTTCATGCAGCAGAAATTGTCCAAGCCATTGCAGTTCAGGACGTAGAGGTAATCAGTCATAAACTGCACAATGATTTAGAAAAGGTTGTCTTACCAGCTTATCCCCAGGTTCTACAACTACGGGAACTATTTGCCAAACAACCAGAGGTTTTAGGAACAATGATGTCAGGCTCAGGACCTTCAGTATTTGCTATTGTAGAATCAAAACAGGATGCTGAAACAGTTAAAGAAAAAATCACAGTAGCTATTAATGATAGTGATTTAGAATTGTTTGTAACCCAAACAATTGGTCATGGCATCCAATTAGAAACCAGACATTAA
- the rsmA gene encoding 16S rRNA (adenine(1518)-N(6)/adenine(1519)-N(6))-dimethyltransferase RsmA — MVRPQKQFAQHWLRSEKALNSIVKAAECQVNDRILEIGPGTGILTKRLLPLVDSLLAVEIDRDLCEVLAKKLGARENFLLLQGDFLTLGIASQVTAFPKFQRQNKVVANIPYNITGPIIEKLLGTIADPNPQPFDSIVLLIQKEVAQRLYAKPGSRNFGALSVRVQYLADCEFICTVPASAFYPPPKVDSAVVRLLPRNMEIGANDPKLLENMVKLGFGCKRKMLRNNLQSVIDRESLTKLLEELNINPHVRAEEISVSQWVSLVNSLNTTSLMSVHTQPK, encoded by the coding sequence ATGGTAAGACCACAAAAACAGTTTGCTCAACATTGGTTAAGAAGTGAAAAAGCACTAAACTCCATTGTTAAAGCTGCTGAATGTCAAGTAAATGATAGGATTTTAGAAATTGGTCCGGGAACCGGAATTCTCACTAAGCGGTTGCTACCCTTAGTTGATTCCTTGCTAGCAGTAGAAATTGATCGAGACCTGTGTGAAGTACTGGCCAAAAAACTGGGTGCAAGAGAAAACTTTTTACTTCTCCAGGGTGATTTTCTCACTCTTGGTATAGCATCCCAAGTGACCGCCTTTCCTAAATTCCAAAGACAAAATAAAGTGGTTGCCAATATTCCCTACAATATTACAGGTCCAATTATCGAAAAACTTTTGGGTACTATTGCTGATCCTAATCCCCAACCCTTCGATTCCATTGTATTACTTATCCAAAAGGAGGTGGCACAAAGATTATATGCTAAACCCGGTTCTAGAAATTTTGGAGCCCTATCTGTGAGAGTACAGTATTTGGCAGACTGTGAGTTCATCTGTACAGTCCCCGCTAGTGCATTTTATCCACCGCCAAAAGTAGATTCTGCGGTAGTGCGTTTATTGCCCAGAAATATGGAAATAGGGGCTAATGATCCTAAACTTTTAGAAAATATGGTTAAACTGGGGTTCGGGTGTAAACGAAAAATGCTCAGAAATAATTTGCAATCAGTAATTGACCGTGAGTCCCTGACTAAATTACTGGAGGAATTAAACATTAATCCTCATGTTCGGGCGGAGGAAATCAGTGTATCTCAATGGGTATCACTGGTAAATTCTCTGAACACAACTTCTTTGATGTCTGTTCATACTCAACCCAAATAA
- a CDS encoding GerMN domain-containing protein — translation MKLSLSSDILTVLPLPILLIVVGTVSSCTPRNLPDPAKPSPTSQPFSPPPSPDTSSQSLSNTDKNIPVTLYTSDAQCQDYIPQVVRLSPDQILDQSIGKILEQQNSADFSIVSYRLDISNGIATIDLRVAPDSSRQIASLSSCEQFALFGSIRKTLTSKPEWNIKDVRFTQGGKEIIF, via the coding sequence ATGAAGCTCAGTTTATCAAGTGATATTTTAACTGTACTGCCATTACCCATATTATTAATTGTAGTGGGCACGGTCAGCAGTTGTACTCCCAGAAATTTGCCAGACCCTGCCAAACCTTCCCCCACCTCTCAACCCTTTTCCCCTCCACCGTCTCCAGATACCAGTTCTCAGTCCCTTAGTAACACTGATAAAAATATCCCGGTTACTCTATACACGAGTGATGCCCAATGTCAAGATTATATTCCCCAGGTGGTCAGGTTATCACCAGACCAGATCCTTGACCAAAGCATAGGCAAAATCCTGGAGCAGCAAAATAGTGCTGATTTTAGCATAGTTAGCTATCGTTTAGATATCTCTAATGGGATAGCGACAATTGATCTGCGAGTAGCTCCAGACTCTAGTCGTCAAATTGCTTCCCTTTCCAGTTGTGAACAGTTTGCCCTCTTTGGCAGTATTCGCAAAACCCTAACCAGTAAACCAGAGTGGAACATTAAAGATGTCCGTTTTACCCAGGGAGGTAAAGAAATTATTTTTTAA
- a CDS encoding MBL fold metallo-hydrolase, with the protein MTNELECLLYSVQHEDEGVCVIVRMGPHRILLDCGTADISSINKENSPADLVLISHAHPDHCRGLLSLNRAFPLLPIYTSEVTSKLLPLNWTELEAAETLTFCQALPLRSPIEVQENLVVELFPAGHLPGAVAILLTYQGPERDYKLLYTGDFFLSNSRLVDGLRLEELRGLNLDVLLIEGSYGTSRHPHRRHQENQIAERINRAIIDKYSVLLPTPALGLGQELLMLLRSHHYFTGQDIDIWVDGEVGTGCDAYLELLSHLPASVQNFARHQPLFWDERVRPRVRRLKVEDLQTLGSSPCIVLTDDKSDLNKYINHGDGASWVVLFPEKIGSDLENPLVQTETYLLAQHSDGPGTTQLIHNLRPQHVVFIHGDPTYLADLTTLEELQNRYHVHSPPGGTLVELPIGETPIQSPVPEANYQGELTELQTIITIILPREIRDDPRWQDFADTGLVEARWQGEDLILKGLSQRDLLNRNSLDSVKNKYYYNWSEIECCGTCRHQRGQRCWNAAAPLYNFKVTLEGYCPAFERLSENES; encoded by the coding sequence GTGACCAACGAATTAGAATGTTTACTCTATAGTGTTCAGCACGAGGATGAAGGGGTGTGTGTCATAGTTAGAATGGGCCCCCACCGCATTCTCTTAGATTGCGGTACGGCTGATATTTCTTCCATCAATAAGGAAAACTCACCAGCAGATTTGGTCTTGATTAGCCATGCACACCCAGATCACTGCCGGGGACTGCTATCACTAAATCGTGCGTTCCCTCTGTTGCCTATTTACACTAGTGAAGTAACTAGTAAGTTGTTACCCTTAAATTGGACCGAACTAGAAGCAGCAGAAACTCTCACCTTTTGTCAAGCACTCCCTTTGCGATCGCCTATTGAAGTACAGGAAAATCTAGTGGTGGAATTATTCCCTGCTGGTCATCTTCCTGGTGCTGTGGCAATTTTACTCACCTACCAAGGTCCGGAAAGAGACTACAAACTGCTCTACACAGGGGATTTTTTCCTTTCTAACTCCCGGTTGGTAGATGGTCTAAGATTAGAAGAGCTCAGGGGTTTAAATTTGGATGTGCTGTTAATTGAGGGTAGTTACGGAACATCTCGCCACCCCCATCGTCGTCATCAGGAAAATCAAATCGCAGAAAGAATCAATCGGGCCATCATAGATAAGTACTCTGTACTGCTACCTACACCAGCGCTGGGGTTAGGTCAGGAATTGTTGATGTTGTTACGCTCCCACCATTATTTCACTGGACAGGACATAGATATTTGGGTTGATGGTGAAGTAGGAACTGGCTGTGATGCTTATTTGGAGCTTTTATCCCATTTACCTGCATCAGTACAGAATTTTGCTCGTCACCAACCCTTATTTTGGGATGAGCGAGTGCGTCCTCGGGTGCGACGACTTAAGGTTGAGGATTTACAAACCCTGGGAAGTTCACCCTGCATTGTCCTAACGGATGATAAATCGGATTTAAATAAATATATTAACCATGGGGATGGTGCTTCCTGGGTGGTTCTATTCCCAGAAAAGATTGGCAGTGATCTAGAAAACCCCCTGGTTCAAACAGAAACATACCTTTTAGCTCAGCATAGTGATGGACCGGGAACAACCCAATTAATTCATAACTTACGTCCCCAGCACGTAGTATTTATTCATGGTGATCCCACTTACTTAGCTGACCTAACAACCCTAGAAGAACTACAAAATCGTTATCACGTACACTCACCCCCTGGGGGAACCTTAGTTGAATTGCCAATTGGAGAAACACCAATACAATCCCCAGTCCCAGAAGCCAATTATCAGGGTGAATTAACTGAACTACAAACAATTATTACCATTATCTTGCCCAGAGAAATTAGAGATGATCCACGTTGGCAGGATTTTGCTGATACTGGCTTAGTAGAAGCCCGTTGGCAGGGAGAAGATTTAATTCTAAAAGGTTTATCCCAAAGAGATTTACTAAACAGGAACAGCTTAGACAGCGTCAAAAATAAATACTACTATAACTGGTCTGAAATTGAATGCTGTGGAACTTGTAGACACCAAAGAGGGCAACGGTGTTGGAATGCCGCTGCCCCATTATATAACTTTAAAGTTACTCTTGAAGGATACTGTCCAGCTTTCGAGCGCTTATCTGAGAATGAGTCCTAG
- a CDS encoding DUF6679 family protein, whose product MLHRKIYQLCCDGREVCVFLRDQQRWIERARIIDIEGDLVTLRYETDEEDEVCSWEEMVRLESIGSVTQKLASVPRGNVDPLMTDDCPESERIHNRFTDLNPDS is encoded by the coding sequence ATGCTACACCGCAAGATTTATCAACTGTGTTGCGATGGGCGGGAGGTATGTGTTTTTTTGCGGGATCAGCAACGCTGGATAGAGCGGGCCCGCATTATTGATATAGAGGGTGATCTCGTGACTCTACGTTATGAAACCGACGAAGAGGACGAAGTCTGTTCCTGGGAAGAAATGGTTCGCTTGGAGAGTATTGGCTCTGTAACTCAGAAGTTAGCTTCTGTACCACGCGGAAATGTGGATCCCTTGATGACAGACGACTGTCCCGAGTCTGAACGTATCCATAACCGATTTACAGATCTCAATCCTGATTCCTAG
- the cbiE gene encoding precorrin-6y C5,15-methyltransferase (decarboxylating) subunit CbiE, translating into MHKWLSIIGIGEDGIAGLSKTAILFVDQAEIFVGGERHLAMLPPDDGRKKISWNSPFGNSIQQVIQYRNQNKLVCVLSSGDPMCYGVGASLIRYIPKEEITIIPTNSAFSLACSRLGWNYSEVETISVCGRPVSLLTSYIYPNAKLLILSEGKHTPAIVANILTTRGYGGSKITVLEKMGGVNERILTGLAQSWQETEIADLNTMAVECIAQMGIYGLSRLPGLPDDAFHHDGQLTKREVRSLTLSTLAPLPGELLWDIGSGCGSIAIEWMRTNIRCAAVAIEKNLVRSHYIADNANALGTPNLQIIRGQAPQVLGDLPTPDAIFIGGGISTPGLLEECWNSLSPGGRIMANVVTLEGEKTLFTWYEQVGGSFTRISIQRAQPLGKFLGWKAMSPVTQWVARKS; encoded by the coding sequence ATGCACAAGTGGTTATCAATAATAGGCATAGGTGAAGACGGAATTGCTGGATTAAGTAAGACGGCTATTTTATTTGTTGATCAAGCTGAGATCTTTGTAGGTGGGGAGCGTCATTTAGCTATGTTACCTCCGGATGATGGGAGGAAAAAAATTTCCTGGAACTCTCCCTTTGGTAATTCTATTCAACAGGTTATACAATATAGAAATCAGAATAAGTTAGTATGTGTTTTATCTAGTGGAGACCCTATGTGTTATGGAGTGGGAGCCAGTTTAATTAGGTATATTCCTAAGGAAGAAATCACTATTATTCCCACAAACTCAGCTTTTAGTTTAGCGTGTTCTCGATTAGGCTGGAACTACTCAGAGGTGGAAACCATAAGTGTATGTGGTCGTCCAGTTTCCTTACTGACATCTTATATTTACCCTAATGCCAAACTGCTGATTTTAAGTGAGGGTAAACACACACCAGCAATAGTGGCTAATATTTTAACTACCCGGGGTTATGGTGGCAGTAAAATTACGGTTTTGGAAAAGATGGGTGGTGTAAACGAGAGGATTTTAACCGGTTTAGCCCAAAGTTGGCAAGAGACAGAAATTGCCGATTTAAACACCATGGCCGTAGAATGTATTGCCCAGATGGGAATATATGGGTTATCTAGACTACCTGGTTTGCCTGATGATGCTTTTCATCATGATGGACAGTTAACTAAACGAGAAGTCAGATCCCTCACCCTATCAACTTTAGCTCCTTTACCTGGGGAATTGCTGTGGGATATTGGATCGGGTTGTGGGTCTATTGCCATAGAGTGGATGCGAACTAATATTAGATGTGCAGCAGTAGCTATTGAAAAAAACCTCGTGCGATCGCACTACATAGCGGATAATGCCAATGCTTTGGGTACACCGAACTTGCAAATTATTCGTGGTCAAGCACCCCAGGTGCTGGGGGACCTGCCCACCCCTGATGCCATTTTTATTGGTGGAGGAATCAGCACACCAGGATTGCTAGAGGAATGTTGGAATTCTCTATCTCCTGGGGGGAGAATAATGGCTAATGTGGTCACCCTAGAGGGAGAAAAAACATTATTTACGTGGTATGAACAGGTGGGAGGTAGTTTTACCCGGATTTCCATTCAACGGGCCCAACCCCTGGGCAAATTTTTGGGTTGGAAGGCAATGTCTCCGGTTACCCAATGGGTAGCACGCAAATCCTAA
- the cphA gene encoding cyanophycin synthetase produces the protein MRILKIQTLRGPNYWSIRRHKLIVMRLDLENLAETPSNQISGFYEGLVEALPSLEGHYCSPGCRGGFLMRVREGTMMGHIVEHVALELQELAGMQVGFGRTRETATPGIYQVVIEYLNEEAGRYASRAAVRICQSIVDRGRYPKAELEQDIQDLKDCWRDASLGPSTEAIVKEAQRRGIPWMPLSARFLIQVGYGVHQKRMQATMTDNTGILGVELACDKEATKRILANSGVPVPKGTVINFLDDLEEAIDYVGGYPIVIKPLDGNHGRGITIDIRNWDDAEAAYHSARQVSRSIIVERYYVGRDHRVLVVDGKVVAVAERVPAHVVGDGKLTIAELVEETNNDPNRGEGHDNVLTKIELDRTSYQLLERQGYTINTVLGKGQICYLRATANLSTGGIAVDRTDEIHPENIWLAQRVVKIIGLDIAGLDVVTTDISRPLREMDGVIVEVNAAPGFRMHVAPSVGIPRNVAGAVMDMLFPNEKPSRIPILSVTGTNGKTTTTRLLAHIYKQTGQIVGYTTTDGTYIGDFLVEAGDNTGPQSAHLILQDPTVEVAVLESARGGILRSGLGFEFANVGVVLNVAADHLGIGDIDTIEQLANLKSVVAEAVFPDGYAVLNADDYRVAAMAEKTKANIAYFTMNPDSELVQRHIQKGGVAAVYENGYLSIVKGDWTHRIEKAESIPLTMSGKAPFMIANALAASLAAFVQNVTIEQIRAGLRSFRASVSQTPGRMNLFNLGKYHALVDYAHNPASYQALGSFVRNWTSGQRIGVVGGPGDRRDEDFVTLGKLAAEIFDYIIVKEDDDTRGRPRGSGSDLIVQGITQTKANCRYESILDETQAINKGLDMAPDGSLVVILPESVSRAIRLIKVRGVQEEPVSQPAVNTPA, from the coding sequence ATGAGAATCCTCAAGATCCAGACCTTACGCGGACCAAATTATTGGAGCATTCGACGCCATAAACTAATCGTCATGCGCCTAGATTTGGAGAACTTAGCAGAAACGCCATCCAATCAGATTTCAGGCTTTTATGAAGGATTGGTGGAAGCCCTACCCAGCCTGGAAGGTCATTATTGCTCGCCAGGCTGTAGAGGTGGTTTTTTGATGCGTGTACGAGAAGGGACCATGATGGGTCATATCGTAGAACACGTAGCCCTAGAACTCCAGGAATTGGCTGGAATGCAAGTAGGCTTTGGCCGTACTCGTGAAACCGCCACCCCTGGGATTTATCAAGTTGTGATTGAATATCTCAATGAAGAAGCTGGACGCTATGCATCTCGGGCAGCAGTCAGAATATGTCAAAGTATTGTTGACAGAGGTCGCTATCCTAAAGCAGAATTGGAACAAGATATTCAAGATCTAAAAGACTGTTGGCGAGATGCTTCCCTAGGTCCTTCAACAGAGGCCATAGTTAAGGAAGCCCAAAGGCGAGGTATTCCCTGGATGCCATTGTCTGCCAGGTTTTTGATCCAGGTGGGCTATGGTGTCCATCAAAAGCGGATGCAAGCCACCATGACTGACAACACTGGCATTCTTGGGGTGGAACTGGCTTGTGACAAGGAAGCTACTAAACGCATTTTGGCTAATAGCGGAGTCCCCGTACCCAAGGGCACCGTAATCAATTTTCTGGACGATTTGGAAGAGGCCATTGACTATGTTGGCGGTTATCCCATCGTCATTAAACCCCTTGATGGTAATCATGGTCGTGGGATTACCATTGATATTAGAAATTGGGATGATGCTGAAGCTGCATATCACTCCGCTAGGCAAGTTTCTCGCTCAATTATCGTAGAACGTTATTATGTGGGGCGTGACCATCGGGTTCTAGTCGTAGATGGTAAAGTTGTAGCTGTGGCTGAACGTGTCCCCGCTCACGTGGTTGGTGATGGCAAATTAACTATTGCTGAATTAGTGGAAGAAACTAATAACGATCCTAATCGCGGCGAAGGACATGACAATGTGCTAACTAAAATTGAACTCGACCGCACTAGCTATCAATTATTAGAAAGGCAAGGTTATACCATTAATACTGTCCTTGGTAAAGGACAGATTTGTTATTTACGAGCTACAGCAAATTTGAGTACAGGTGGCATTGCTGTGGACCGTACGGATGAAATTCATCCAGAAAATATCTGGTTAGCCCAAAGGGTAGTAAAAATTATCGGTTTGGATATCGCTGGTTTGGATGTGGTAACCACGGATATTAGTCGCCCTTTGAGAGAAATGGATGGTGTAATTGTTGAAGTTAATGCCGCCCCTGGTTTTCGGATGCACGTTGCTCCCAGTGTGGGTATCCCCCGCAATGTGGCTGGTGCGGTGATGGATATGCTGTTTCCCAATGAAAAACCCAGCCGCATCCCCATCCTTAGTGTTACTGGTACTAATGGTAAAACTACTACTACTCGTCTGTTGGCTCATATTTATAAGCAGACAGGTCAAATTGTGGGTTACACTACTACTGATGGTACTTATATCGGTGATTTCTTGGTGGAAGCTGGAGACAATACTGGTCCCCAGAGCGCCCACCTCATCCTGCAAGACCCAACCGTGGAGGTGGCCGTACTGGAATCCGCCCGTGGCGGGATCCTCCGCTCCGGTTTGGGCTTCGAGTTCGCTAATGTGGGCGTGGTTTTAAATGTGGCCGCAGATCATTTAGGCATCGGTGATATTGACACTATTGAACAGTTGGCTAATCTTAAAAGTGTTGTGGCGGAAGCGGTATTTCCTGATGGGTATGCAGTATTGAATGCTGATGACTATCGGGTGGCTGCTATGGCAGAAAAAACAAAGGCTAATATTGCTTACTTCACTATGAATCCCGATTCGGAACTTGTGCAACGGCATATTCAAAAGGGAGGAGTGGCAGCAGTATATGAAAATGGTTATCTATCAATTGTCAAAGGCGATTGGACACACCGGATAGAAAAAGCTGAAAGTATACCCTTAACAATGAGTGGTAAAGCACCATTTATGATTGCCAATGCTTTAGCTGCAAGTCTAGCAGCTTTTGTACAAAATGTCACTATTGAACAAATTCGCGCTGGGTTAAGATCTTTTCGGGCTTCTGTAAGTCAAACACCAGGTAGAATGAACTTGTTTAATTTGGGTAAATACCATGCCTTAGTGGATTATGCCCATAATCCCGCTAGCTACCAGGCTTTAGGTTCTTTTGTACGCAATTGGACGAGCGGTCAGCGTATAGGAGTGGTTGGTGGGCCAGGAGACCGCCGTGATGAGGATTTTGTTACTCTAGGGAAATTAGCAGCTGAGATCTTTGACTACATCATTGTTAAGGAAGATGATGACACCAGAGGAAGACCTAGGGGATCAGGATCGGATTTGATTGTTCAAGGTATCACCCAAACTAAAGCCAATTGTCGTTATGAGTCTATCCTAGACGAGACCCAAGCCATTAATAAAGGTTTGGACATGGCTCCGGATGGTAGTTTAGTGGTAATTTTACCGGAAAGTGTTAGTAGGGCTATTCGGTTAATTAAGGTGCGCGGTGTTCAGGAAGAACCTGTGTCACAACCCGCTGTTAATACTCCCGCCTAA
- a CDS encoding cyanophycinase: MQQLKAKTLEMRTPQATKTAVLVIGGAEDKVHGREILRTFVARAGASKAYITIVPSASREPAIIGGRYIRLFEEMGAQKVEILDIREREQCENPQIKASLENCTGVFLTGGDQLRLCGVLADTPAMDLIRQRVRAGQLTLAGTSAGAAVMGHHMIAGGGSGETPNRSLVDMATGLGFIPEVIVDQHFHNRNRMGRLISAIAAHPDRLGIGIDEDTCAVFERDGWLQVVGKGSVTIVDPTELTHTNEPHVSANEPLNVHNLRLHILSYGDRFHLYQRTVLPAVHRLPSYGDNVS, from the coding sequence ATGCAGCAATTAAAAGCTAAAACGCTGGAAATGAGGACACCCCAAGCAACTAAAACTGCCGTTCTAGTGATCGGAGGCGCAGAGGACAAAGTTCACGGACGTGAAATTCTGAGGACTTTTGTTGCTCGTGCTGGCGCTAGCAAGGCTTATATTACAATTGTTCCATCTGCTTCAAGAGAACCGGCCATTATCGGTGGTCGTTACATTCGCTTGTTTGAAGAAATGGGTGCCCAGAAAGTGGAAATTTTGGACATTCGTGAGCGTGAACAATGTGAAAACCCTCAAATTAAAGCATCTCTAGAAAACTGTACTGGGGTATTTTTAACCGGGGGTGACCAATTGCGACTCTGTGGAGTCCTCGCGGATACACCAGCCATGGACTTAATCCGGCAACGTGTAAGAGCAGGACAATTAACTCTAGCAGGAACAAGTGCAGGAGCAGCCGTTATGGGACACCACATGATTGCTGGTGGTGGAAGCGGGGAAACGCCTAATCGTTCTTTGGTAGATATGGCAACAGGTTTGGGATTTATTCCTGAAGTGATTGTCGATCAGCACTTTCATAATCGAAACCGTATGGGAAGATTGATTAGTGCTATTGCGGCCCATCCGGACCGTCTTGGTATTGGTATTGATGAGGATACTTGTGCCGTGTTTGAAAGGGATGGGTGGTTGCAAGTGGTGGGCAAGGGTAGTGTGACCATTGTGGATCCTACTGAACTGACTCATACCAATGAGCCTCATGTTAGTGCAAATGAACCCTTGAACGTCCATAATTTACGCTTACACATTCTTAGTTATGGAGATCGGTTTCACCTCTACCAACGTACTGTTTTACCAGCAGTACATCGTCTCCCTAGTTATGGTGACAATGTGTCTTAA